The Flavobacterium sp. N2270 genome contains the following window.
CAACTCTTTTAAATCCTGTAACTGTTAAACCTGAATCTACAGATTTTACATAACCAGCAACATTCATTGAGCCATCTTTAATATAATCTTGGTTTACCAAAGTGTTGTCTTTGTAAAAACGTTGAATTTTTCCTTTAGAAATGTTGTCTAACATTGCTTCTGGTTTACCTTCAGCTCTTAATTGCTCTTTTGCAATTTCGATTTCTTTTTCAATGATTGCAGCATCAACACCATCTTCGTTTAATGCGATTGGGTTCATTGCAGCAGCTTGCATTGCAACGTTTTTAGCAGCTTCATCAGCTCCTTCAACATTTGCAGATAAAGAAACTAAAGTAGCTATTTTTCCAGCGTGTACATATGCTCCAACGAAAGCACCTTCTAAACGCTCAAAAGCACCAACTTCAATTTTCTCACCAATAACACCTGTTTGCTCAATTAACTTTTCTGAAACAGTAATTCCATTAAAATCTGAAGCTAATAATTCTTCTTTAGTTGAAAATTTTAACGCTTGATTAGCTATTTCTGTTGCTAATTTTACAAATGAATCATTTTTTCCTACGAAGTCAGTTTCGCAATTTAATGTAATTGCAACACCTGCAGTGTTATCTGTGTTTAAAACAGCGACTGCAGCACCTTCAGTAGATTCTCTATCTGAACGATTTGCGGCAACTTTTTGACCTTTTTTACGAAGGTTTTCGATAGCTAAATCAAAATCACCATTAGCTTCAACTAATGCTTTTTTGCAATCCATCATACCAGCACCTGTAGCTGTTCTTAATTTATTTACGTCTGCAGCAGTAATATTTGCCATAACTTTTATTTTATTTTAAATTATAAAATTCCAAAAAGCAAATTCCATTTTATTTTAAACTAAATCTAAAATTGATGTTGGAATTTGCTTTTGGAATTTATAAAGATTTATTATTCTTTTGTTTCAGCAGTTTCTTTTTTAGGAGCAGCTTCTTTAGGAGCAACTTCTTCATCTTTTTCCGCTTTTCTGTCAGAAAGACCTTCAATGATAGCGTTGCTTACATGAGAAAGAATTTTATCGATTGATTTAGAAGCATCATCATTTGATGGAATTACAAAGTCAATTGGACGTGGATCCGAGTTTGTATCAACCATTGCAAAAACTGGAATGTTTAACTTTTGAGCTTCTTTAATTGCGATGTGTTCTGCTTTAACGTCTACTACAAATAATGCAGCAGGTAATCTTGACATATCTGCGATAGAACCTAAGTTTTTTTCTAATTTAGCACGTAAACGATCTACTTGTAAACGTTCTTTTTTAGATAAAGTTAAGAATGTACCATCTTTTTTCATTCTATCAATAGAAGCCATTTTTTTAACAGCTTTTCTAATAGTAACGAAGTTAGTTAACATTCCACCAGGCCATCTTTCAGTGATGTAAGGCATGTTACAAGCAGCAGCTTTCTCAGCTACGATATCTTTAGCTTGTTTTTTGGTAGCTACGAAAAGTACTTTTCTACCAGATGCAGCAATTTTTTTCAAAGCTTCATTAGCTTCTTCAATTTTAGCAGCAGTTTTGTATAAGTTTATGATATGGATCCCATTACGCTCCATATAAATGTAAGGAGCCATGTTTGGATCCCATTTACGAGTCATGTGTCCGAAATGTACACCAGCCTCTAATAAGTCTTTAACTTCTATGTTGTTTGCCATTTTGTAATAGTTTACGTTCCGTTGATTAGCAATTTTCAAGTAGTTACTTGCGTTAGTCTTGAAAATTTAGATGCTAAACTAATTCCCTTTTTAATTAAAGGAATATCGACAACTGTGTTTTAAATTCAATTTTATTTGTAAAAATTTGGTTGAAAAAAAATCAAACCAATTCGAAATATTAACGTTTCGAGAATTGGAATTTTTTTCTTGCTTTTTTCTGACCGAATTTTTTACGTTCTACCATTCTAGGATCTCTTGTAAGTAATCCTTCTGGTTTTAATACAGATCTGTTTTCAGCATCTACTTCACACATAACGCGTGCTAATGCCATTCTTACAGCTTCTGCTTGTCCTGTTGAACCACCTCCGTAAACATTTACTTTAACGTCAAAGTTTTCTGCATTTTCTGTCATTGCTAACGGCTGCATAACTTTATATTGTAAAGTAGCTGTTGGGAAATAAGTTGTAAATTCTTTTTTGTTTACTGTGATTTTTCCTGTTCCTTCTGAAACATAAACACGAGCAACTGCGGTTTTTCTTCTACCGATTTTGTGAATAGTTCCCATTACTTAAGATCGTTTAGATTAACAGTTCTAGGTTTTTGAGCTCCGTGTGTATGCTCAGCACCTACAAATACATTTAAATTGCGGAATAATTCAGCACCTATTTTGTTTTTAGGTAACATTCCTTTTACAGCTTTCTCTACTAATAATGCAGGGTTTTTGTCTTGCATAACTTTAGCAGTTAAACTTCTTTGTCCTCCAGGATAACCAGTGTGGCGAATGTAAGTTTTCTCCTCTAATTTGTTACCTGTAAGGTTAATTTTTTCTGCGTTGATAACGATAATGTTATCTCCACAGTCCACGTGTGGTGTAAAACTTGGTTTGTACTTACCTCTTAAAAGCATTGCAACTTTTGAAGCAAGACGACCTAAGTTGTGACCTTCAGCATCTACAACAAGCCATTCTTTTTGAACGGTCCCTTTGTTTACTGACACAGTCTTGTAGCTTAATGCGTCCATAATTTTATTTTAATTAAACATTCCATTCCCAATTAAGGGAGTGCAAAAGTACAATTAATTATTTGATATACAAATGCCAATTGCAATAATTTATACAAGTTTTGTTTCGTGTAATTGACTTTATTCTTTTATAAAATTAAATTTTTGCCCTCCTTGGTGTAGTATAAATGAATTTTCACCAAACTCTATTTCAATTCTAGCCGCTTGAAAGACAAATGTGTTTTCATTTTTTTGAGTCAATGGAAAAGAACTTTGACCTGTAGCTTGAGCTAATAACTCTCCGTCTTTTTCAAAAATTGTAATTTTTAAAGGGATATCTTTAGATGAATAAACTCCAGAAATTGCTTTAATTTTTTCTGGATTTATTTTTTCAAAACTTGGAAATGGAAATGGCATTTTATAATACATACTTAATATACCTATCATAATGTCATTTCGGTTAAAGTTATCTCCATTTACAATTAATGAAATTCCAACTTTTTCCGATGGATAATAACCAACTACAGAACGAAAACTTTCAATTCCGCCAGTGTGACCATAAAATTTTCTTTCGCCAAAAGGCATTTGCATTAATGCTTTACCATAGCTGTCTTTTAGTTCTTTCATACTTTCTAATGAACTTTTTTTGACTAGTTTACCTTCAAATAGTTCATATAAAAAAGCAGTTAAGTCATTTGGAGTTGAAATCACGGCTCCAGCTGCATAGGCAATATCATTTTTCCATTCTTCATACTTTTGCCATTTTGCGCCATCAAATAAATAAGAAAAACTCTCTTTTTTTGAGATATTGACTTGTTCGGTAGGATAATAAGTGTTTTGTAAACCAATTTTTTTAACGATACGGTTTTCTATATTCTCGGCATAAGATTTTTTTGTAATTGTTTCAATAATGCTACCTAATAAATAATAATTGGAGTTACTGTATTCAAACTTAGTATTTGGTTCTGCAATTGATTTATAGTTTACAATTTTATTTATAATAGTTTGCTTTAAATCAGGTGAATCTAATTCTTCTTGGGTAAGTGAATCTTGATTGATGTAATCTTTTATTCCTGATCTATGATGTAATAAATCTTCGATTGAAATTTTATCTGCATTTTCAAGTTTTGGAAAAAATTTTGTTAGTTTGGTTTCTAATCTTAACTTTTTTTCCTCAATCAATTGCATTGTCATTACAGCCGTAAAAATTTTTGTAATTGAACCTACTTTATATTTAGTAGTATTGTCTGCTTTAACTTTTTGATCAGCATCTGCAAATCCATATCCTTTTGAAAAAACGACTTTATCGCCTTCACGAATTGAAATAGAGCCCATGAATTTTTCATTTTTATTTAGATAATTCAATAAACTATCAATTTTATGGTAACGATTTTGCGCAACTAAACTTGTTGAAAATGCTAAAACAAATAATAAAAGTATTTTTTTCATGATTTTTTTATTTTATTAGAGGTTTCTGTT
Protein-coding sequences here:
- the tsf gene encoding translation elongation factor Ts gives rise to the protein MANITAADVNKLRTATGAGMMDCKKALVEANGDFDLAIENLRKKGQKVAANRSDRESTEGAAVAVLNTDNTAGVAITLNCETDFVGKNDSFVKLATEIANQALKFSTKEELLASDFNGITVSEKLIEQTGVIGEKIEVGAFERLEGAFVGAYVHAGKIATLVSLSANVEGADEAAKNVAMQAAAMNPIALNEDGVDAAIIEKEIEIAKEQLRAEGKPEAMLDNISKGKIQRFYKDNTLVNQDYIKDGSMNVAGYVKSVDSGLTVTGFKRVALG
- a CDS encoding serine hydrolase domain-containing protein, with protein sequence MKKILLLFVLAFSTSLVAQNRYHKIDSLLNYLNKNEKFMGSISIREGDKVVFSKGYGFADADQKVKADNTTKYKVGSITKIFTAVMTMQLIEEKKLRLETKLTKFFPKLENADKISIEDLLHHRSGIKDYINQDSLTQEELDSPDLKQTIINKIVNYKSIAEPNTKFEYSNSNYYLLGSIIETITKKSYAENIENRIVKKIGLQNTYYPTEQVNISKKESFSYLFDGAKWQKYEEWKNDIAYAAGAVISTPNDLTAFLYELFEGKLVKKSSLESMKELKDSYGKALMQMPFGERKFYGHTGGIESFRSVVGYYPSEKVGISLIVNGDNFNRNDIMIGILSMYYKMPFPFPSFEKINPEKIKAISGVYSSKDIPLKITIFEKDGELLAQATGQSSFPLTQKNENTFVFQAARIEIEFGENSFILHQGGQKFNFIKE
- the rplM gene encoding 50S ribosomal protein L13 encodes the protein MDALSYKTVSVNKGTVQKEWLVVDAEGHNLGRLASKVAMLLRGKYKPSFTPHVDCGDNIIVINAEKINLTGNKLEEKTYIRHTGYPGGQRSLTAKVMQDKNPALLVEKAVKGMLPKNKIGAELFRNLNVFVGAEHTHGAQKPRTVNLNDLK
- the rpsI gene encoding 30S ribosomal protein S9, with translation MGTIHKIGRRKTAVARVYVSEGTGKITVNKKEFTTYFPTATLQYKVMQPLAMTENAENFDVKVNVYGGGSTGQAEAVRMALARVMCEVDAENRSVLKPEGLLTRDPRMVERKKFGQKKARKKFQFSKR
- the rpsB gene encoding 30S ribosomal protein S2; translation: MANNIEVKDLLEAGVHFGHMTRKWDPNMAPYIYMERNGIHIINLYKTAAKIEEANEALKKIAASGRKVLFVATKKQAKDIVAEKAAACNMPYITERWPGGMLTNFVTIRKAVKKMASIDRMKKDGTFLTLSKKERLQVDRLRAKLEKNLGSIADMSRLPAALFVVDVKAEHIAIKEAQKLNIPVFAMVDTNSDPRPIDFVIPSNDDASKSIDKILSHVSNAIIEGLSDRKAEKDEEVAPKEAAPKKETAETKE